The DNA segment GACTGAACGGCCGGGTTACCGCTGGTCAGCCATATGCGCCCGATTTTCGGCGAGTACTACCGCGACCCCAAGAGGGCGGCCTCGAGTACGACTCGGCCGACCGCCGCCAGGAGCTGGCGGCCAGCCTTGAAGGTGTTTCCGACCGCGAGGCCGTGCAGGCACGGATAAGCGCCGACCAGGATCAGGCAACACCTCCGAGCGCGGCAGTGACGAAGGCATCCAGCCGCAGCCCCATGGCCCGCAAGAAACGCAGCGTAGGCGGCCAGACAAAGCTCATGGAGAAGGGAATAAGTCGCTGAAGCTCACATGAACTAGTGTGAACTGCCGGACGCTGATACTTCGGGGCGAGTCGGTTGGGCAGGCGGCGAAGCCAGGAACTTCGGCGACTCCGTCCGAGATGAGGGCAGCTCAATATGCTCTTGGCGGCCATCGACTGGCACAGTTGGACAGGATGGTCCGTATTAGACATTGGAAGGACACATGGCGAACACGCTCAGTCTGCTGCTCGACCGCGTACGGTCACTCGATCCGGACTTGGCGTCCCGGCTCAGTCGAGAGATCGAGGTACGAAGCAAGGGAGTTGGGCTCGTCTTCGAGAACCACGAGCCCGAAGCAGTTGCACTCCCCAGCCTGAATGTGAAGGTCCACAACCGCGTGGCGATCCTGCCGCCCCGTGGGATCGACCCGGAGGCTCTCTCATCGAGTCGGAAGAAGGCGGACCGTGACGCCGTCGATCCCCTGTGGGGGACGATCTGGACGGTTTCTCAAATGACCACAGACGCGGCTCAACTTGTGAATGGACCGGATGGGTTCGACGAGACCATCGACTGGCCGATCGCTGACTTGGTGGTGATGGCCCTCTTCCGTGAACCTATCTACCCGGGACTGACCTCAACTGACGGCAAGGTGGAGCGCGGGGGCGACAAGCCGTTCCACACGGTAATCAACGCAGAGAACTTCCACGCTCTGGAGCTGCTGACCTACACCCACCAGGGCAGGGTCGATGCCATCTACATCGACCCGCCGTACAACACTCGCGCCCGGGACTGGAAGTACAACAACGACTACGTGGACCCGGACGACGATGACAAGCACTCGAAATGGCTCGCTTTCATGGATCGTCGACTGAGGCTGGCCAGGAAGTTGCTCAATCCGAAGCAATCAGTGCTGATCGTCACGATCGACGAGAAGGAATACCTCCGCCTCGGCTTGCTCCTAGAGCAAGTCTTCTCTGACGCACGTATCAGGATGATCTCCACCCTCATCAATCCCAAGGGGGTCGGGGTAATCGAAGGGTTCAAGCGGGTCGACGAGTACGTGTACGTCGTCCGGCTTGGCGCTCAGGGCGTGAAGGCGAGTACCAAAGTTCCCCTAGGAAGCAAGGCCCTAGGCGGGATCGAGAAGGACGATGAGACAGCGACCATAGACTCATTTGGAGAGCGGGATCAAGCCGAGGACATAAGCCAGCCGCGAATCGGCCTCGATTGGCAGACGTTCAGGCGCCGGGACCTAGCCTCTGCCCGCGGAACCAAGAAGGGTGGACCTAGGCAGTTCTATCCAATCTACGTCAATGCAGCCACAGGAACTATTGAGGCAGTCGGCGACCCGCTAGCACATTCGATGCCCCGGGAAGG comes from the Arthrobacter pascens genome and includes:
- a CDS encoding DNA methyltransferase, translated to MANTLSLLLDRVRSLDPDLASRLSREIEVRSKGVGLVFENHEPEAVALPSLNVKVHNRVAILPPRGIDPEALSSSRKKADRDAVDPLWGTIWTVSQMTTDAAQLVNGPDGFDETIDWPIADLVVMALFREPIYPGLTSTDGKVERGGDKPFHTVINAENFHALELLTYTHQGRVDAIYIDPPYNTRARDWKYNNDYVDPDDDDKHSKWLAFMDRRLRLARKLLNPKQSVLIVTIDEKEYLRLGLLLEQVFSDARIRMISTLINPKGVGVIEGFKRVDEYVYVVRLGAQGVKASTKVPLGSKALGGIEKDDETATIDSFGERDQAEDISQPRIGLDWQTFRRRDLASARGTKKGGPRQFYPIYVNAATGTIEAVGDPLAHSMPREGAPHRPGCVSVFPIREDGTEMNWATTGPSFLDRLEKGYARAGRATPGKPQPYVIQYLKTGSIKAIEEERAVVEGFNPDGSVIAHYQAEMSKSPPTQWNLRSHNAEHYGTKIVRSLLPGRTFPYPKSLFAVEDILRLFVGNKPDALILDFFSGSGTTAHAVMRLNKQDGGNRQCISVTNNEVSADEQSDLRAKHLRPGDPEWESRGICDHITKPRIKAAITGKTPEGTPVNGEYKFTDVFPMADGFEENAEFFTLTYGDPDDIEVGEAFEAIAPLLWLKAGARGPRIDTIPEEGFAVVETYAILFDVDAHRKLIKALDDAEGVRYVYVVTDYETEFARVCSTLAPNVEAERLYSSYLSNFEIV